Part of the Parvularculales bacterium genome is shown below.
CTCTGCAAATATCGGAGATCGTCAATGATCTGTCAGGGATAAACACAACACCTGTTCTTAAGGAAGCCGGTGAAAAATCAGAATTATTGACTCACTGTGGCTAATCCTGCGTCCATCATGAGAACCCCGCGAGCCTTGTTGCGCATACTTGCCACCATTAGCAGCTGGACTATGGTCAGCCGCGTTCTGGGTCTTGTGCGTGATGTGTTGATGGCAGCCATTTTGGGAACCGGACCTGTAGCGGATGCTTTTTTTGTTGCCTTTCGTCTGCCCAATCTATTTCGCCGCCTGCTGGCCGAAGGAGCTTTTAGCGCGGGCTTCGTGCCTTTGTTCTCCGACAAACTCGCACGGGAAGGCCGCACTGCCGCCCGTACATTTTCAGATCAGACTTTAAGCGTTTTAGTCACCTGTCTCGTCATCCTCACCCTTACTGCACAGTTGGCTATGCCGTGGCTTGCCTATCTTATAGCACCGGGGTTCTCGGATAATCCGGATACCATGGCGATGGTGGTTTTGTTCGCACAAATCACTCTTCCTTATCTGGCGTTTATGTCTTTGATGGCACTTCTGGCAGGCGTTCTGAATGCATTGGGGCGTTTTATGGCAGTAGCCGCCGCACCCATCCTGTTAAACCTGATCTTGATTGCCGTTCTGGTGGTGGTAGCCCCACTGACCGGTGCACCCGGCACGGCACTGTCGTGGGGGGTTACAATCTCCGGTGCCTTGCAATTTTTTCTGCTATTGATTGCCATAGGGCGGGCGGGGTTTGCGCCGCGAATACGCTATCCGTGGTTGACAGATGATGTAAAGCGTCTCATGAGGCTGGCGCTGCCCGCAGCTTTAGCGGGAGCCGCTACCCAGATTAATATTCTTGTCGGTTCTGCTATCGCTTCTTTTCAGGAAGGAGCTGTTTCCTTTTTGTTCTATGCGGACCGCCTCTACCAACTGCCTCTGGGCGTTATTGGCGTCGCTATTGGCGTTATTCTATTACCCACCCTGACCGATAGCCTCGCCCGTGGCGACGAGGAAACCGCTACCCAATGGCAAAACAAGGCCATTGAAATTTCAATGCTTTTCACCCTGCCCGCCATGGTAGCCCTGATCGTGATCCCCGCCCCCATTATCACCACTCTTTTTGAACACGGGGCCTTCTCTCAAACGGATAGCGCAGCAACAATCTCGGCACTTATTGCCTTTGCGCCCGGGCTTGTGGCTTTTGTCCTGATACGGATTTTTTCACCGGCATTTTTTGCCCGGCAAAACACCCGCACTCCCCTCCACGCCGCTTTACTGAGCATGTTTGTCAATGTCGCCGGCAGTCTGCTGTTATT
Proteins encoded:
- the murJ gene encoding murein biosynthesis integral membrane protein MurJ, coding for MRTPRALLRILATISSWTMVSRVLGLVRDVLMAAILGTGPVADAFFVAFRLPNLFRRLLAEGAFSAGFVPLFSDKLAREGRTAARTFSDQTLSVLVTCLVILTLTAQLAMPWLAYLIAPGFSDNPDTMAMVVLFAQITLPYLAFMSLMALLAGVLNALGRFMAVAAAPILLNLILIAVLVVVAPLTGAPGTALSWGVTISGALQFFLLLIAIGRAGFAPRIRYPWLTDDVKRLMRLALPAALAGAATQINILVGSAIASFQEGAVSFLFYADRLYQLPLGVIGVAIGVILLPTLTDSLARGDEETATQWQNKAIEISMLFTLPAMVALIVIPAPIITTLFEHGAFSQTDSAATISALIAFAPGLVAFVLIRIFSPAFFARQNTRTPLHAALLSMFVNVAGSLLLFPVMGHVGIAVATTLSAWVNAGYLGWHLWRQNALKPDNRLHRRLWLTGLASIGMGLVLWGIMSGLGGLFDTGMDVAVRVFALAILVLAGLGSYGLLCQITGAMSWHELRRDLSARR